The Branchiostoma floridae strain S238N-H82 chromosome 7, Bfl_VNyyK, whole genome shotgun sequence region CTGAGCTGTCTTCAGTTGGTTCAAAGGCGTTGCCTTGAAGAGACTCATGTCGACCAGCGGTGAAAAAAGTTGTAGTTTGTGTCCCAGCAAACTTTCCCTTTGAACAAAGCAGAAAAAACATAATGtcaatgtaaaaatatacattgtCATGGCAACGGTGGTGTCTGAGTATTTGTGGATGCAGAGAATTTGTCTGCACGTATGTATGTCAGTAGGACTGCCAGAATGTGCCCTGAGAATCGCAATCCACAGGCATGATAGTTTATAAGAATGTGTCCCGACAAGAACTGAATTAgattgaaatgcaaatttgaATATATCTTTCAGAACTTGGGACGTATTCTGAAATACTTTGTAGCGTGACTTAGTGCTATATATAAAAGAGTGCGATACCTTGTAATGTTTAGCTTACATTATATTACTCTTAGTTCATTTGGCTGAATGAACAGTTAACAAAGATGCGTGCATAACAAACTCATACATTCTAACGGTCTAAACAACTGAATACCGTTTTAAATCCTTACCGAGTCCCGGCTTGTGGATGGGACGGGAGACCTGTCTCTCTTAGGCTTGTCCACAGGAGTGGTGATTTGGATGGTAGGAACAGACTGTAGAGGGGTGGGGTTAGCTGCCTCCACGTCTAGTCGTAACTGAAGTCCTTGAAAGGCGTTATATTCTTCTGTCGCTTCTGTGACCAAACAGAGAAAGATGGCGTATATTATAGCAGATTATTCCAAAATAAATGGACGGTACAGTTAGATATCTTCTTACTGAGGTCTATACTAGCAAATATGCCACTGAATGAATCCAAAGATGGCAAAAAATAGGTTAAGTGCGAAGGAAATAGAAGGTTAGATAGTAACAATGATGTGGGCATTGTAAGTTCTGAAAACATGATTAATATTATATAACTTGTGAATGTTACCCACCATTCTCGATGAAGACGTCGTCGGAATGATCCATGGTGTCTTCCATTGTTGTCATGGAATTTGAGTTGCTGAGGCCCTGATTATGAAGACCTGAAAACATCATATGATATATATCTTTATGGGGGGTTTAGTTACGGTTGGATGATGACAAATGTGTGCAATCTTttaagtttgtgtgtgtttgtgtgtgtgtgtgtgtgtgtctgtctgcgtgtgagtatgcgtgtatgtgtgtctctgtatgtgtctgtgtgtgtgtgtgtctgtgtctctgcgtgtgtctatgtgtatgtataagtgtctgtgtctgtgtctgtctgtctgtgtatgtgtgtgtgtgtgtatgtgtgtgtttgcgtgtagGTATGTATAATTCGGTATTGATGAATATATAATTCGGTATTGATGAATGTTtgtaaagaaattgttttgaatacATTTAACATCGGACCCTTTTGGTCTAGTTGATTATCAACAATAGTTTGGAACTAAGTTATGCCTACCCCTAGGTGTAACTGAAGGCGTGCTGACGGCACTGTTGGCCTCTGAGTTGGCTGCAGAAGCCATGAGGAACTGCAGCTCCTCTGTTGTACCCGGCACCAGGAGGAACGGTCCTGTAGAGAGCTGGGTGTTGAGCGAAGGTTTCCTCTTCTCTCGTGTGTTGTTTAGTGTCACACTTGTCATGGGATCGGTCTCGTCTTCTACCACAGCCATGTCTAGATCAacaagacaataaaatacatgATAATGGGAGTGATTCACGAAAAGATGTAAGCTTTTGGAGCTTTTTATATATCACAAAATTGTCCCTTCACAATGTAAATTTTTTGGAGGGTTGCATTCAAACTTCTCGACGAAAAAagtaaaattgaattttgatgtAGACAAGTTTGATATTCGATGTCTACATACATCTTTATGTATAAAGCACTGGACAAAATCCTTTACTATCGCGTCGCGTTAGGGATGTCGTGCGTATGTAGTTTGTGCAAGAGGCAGGCCCTTTGGCTTGCAGACATTGCAATGTTTAGATAACCACTGTGTTCATGTTTCAAATCCTACTATGAGATTGAGATAACAGCTCATCAAACTAAAACCTCGTGATTTTGTCTGAGGTGATTgataaactacaaaatgttAACATACCTGCCAGAGCCTTCATCCGGAGCGATGAGCTTTTCTTTGATTGTGATACTTCCTTTGAGTTGCTCCCTCCTCTCCCACAAGACCTGCCCCATGTCTTGAAGAAATACACGGCGATCAGAATCACCAAGATGACCGTGAACACTGCCACTAGAGCCAGCATCAACGGCCACGCGTGCTCCAAAACGTGTCGATCTGTTTTCGCTGCCTTGTCTACTTGGTCTGTAGGAATTAAAATAGACTTCAGATGAGATATCAATAAGAACAAAATGAGAACGAGCATGAcacacaaaatatcaacatcCATGCCCTTAAAATGTCCTTGGATTCATTTACTAGTCTTTGAATTCCTGCTTGAATGGTTAGAATGTAACAGTAAGGAAATATAGACAGGTATATTTACTGATCTAAAAGCGAGAAAATTAGGAAATATTTCAGATTCATCTCGTACATTTTTCTAAAAATTTTAGAGCAAATAAAGTTGtgtttgaatgtaaattttTTTCGAACCTTGCTTTGTTGTCATGGCGACGTAAAGATGTCTGGCTTGTTTTTGTGGCACTTTTGTTGGGTTTATCTTTGACTCTGTTGTTGCTTTGGCTGGTGTTGACCGTGTAGTAGAAGTGGTTCTACACTCAGGACGATTCTTCTTGTCTTCAGAGCAGTCAAAACATTCATCCAACCATTCGTCTTTGTAATACCTGCGGAGATAACGCAATCCTCCATTTAAAGAAATCTAAAAGCACAGTTCTATTCCCTTACTTTCCCTGAAACTTTTTACAGGTACATCTAGAGTCATTATGAATACATGCATGATTAAATACACTGTCCTAGCACAAACGTATTTGTGTAACTCTACAGAGTTGTGACACATTGAAATTATGAAAGTGCATTGTTATTGAATCTATTAGAGTTGAAGCGTCTCCTTGATCCACTTTCATATTCTGTGCACAACGTAGTCTGATAAAACATATATTAGGAAAATAGTAGGCGTATtgaaagttatatatatattcatgacATACCCTGGTAAACAGTCCCCGCACTCCGCCTGGTTGTCCACCGTACAGGGATGTTTCTCTACTCGGTTCTCCTTGTGACACATTCTACAGGTCCGCTCCACTCCCTCCGCGCACGTTTTGCCTTCGTCTTCGCGACACTTCACACACTGCAGTTCCTTGCCATAGCCGCACGATTCTTTGATGGTGAAGCCTATTTTGCACCTCTGTAATCAGAGAAAAAGCCATAAATACAACAAATTTGTTGTTTGTAGCTACATAGAGAAATAAGTGCATCTTCACCTGTGCCACATACTTTGCTTCCTATCCTATCGATGTAAGAGTTGTTTTTGCGGCGTTGCTTGTCTCAAGTTTAAGTACCAACCAGTACTCGTACAAGATTATGTACAGTATAATCGATATGGATATAGATAAAGAAATTACATTTACTCTGCGTTTTTTGTCCAGTCAACCCTGTTGTCAATCAATGGTAATGCCTACTACACAAATTTGTCGAGGGAtacgataaaaaaaaaagataaaaggaAGCTAGACTGTAAGGAGCTGTTCAGTTACCTGCTCTATAGGGCATCTTCTGCATTTCCCGTCCGAGTCAAGGTATCTGCCTGGTCGGTTGCACCTGCGATTGGCTTCCGAGGACTGGAGAAGAAAACGTTTGGCACTCAAATGAATATGCAAATTCAGACACACCATATACCTTGTGTGTGTGCACCAATATCACACCTGTACAATAATGACCGTTTCATCGAAATCGAAGAATTTTGGTGTCTAGTATAAAGGTAGGGCTTACCGAAACGAGTATAGAAATCAAGAGTGCTGTGAGGAAGACTGAACTTGTGTAGGACTTAGTCCATTGGTCCATGGTCATGGTGATCTCAGTGGTCTTTATAAGTCATGCAATTCTGTAACGTAAAA contains the following coding sequences:
- the LOC118420056 gene encoding uncharacterized protein LOC118420056, whose product is MTMDQWTKSYTSSVFLTALLISILVSSSEANRRCNRPGRYLDSDGKCRRCPIEQRCKIGFTIKESCGYGKELQCVKCREDEGKTCAEGVERTCRMCHKENRVEKHPCTVDNQAECGDCLPGYYKDEWLDECFDCSEDKKNRPECRTTSTTRSTPAKATTESKINPTKVPQKQARHLYVAMTTKQDQVDKAAKTDRHVLEHAWPLMLALVAVFTVILVILIAVYFFKTWGRSCGRGGSNSKEVSQSKKSSSLRMKALADMAVVEDETDPMTSVTLNNTREKRKPSLNTQLSTGPFLLVPGTTEELQFLMASAANSEANSAVSTPSVTPRGLHNQGLSNSNSMTTMEDTMDHSDDVFIENEATEEYNAFQGLQLRLDVEAANPTPLQSVPTIQITTPVDKPKRDRSPVPSTSRDSGKFAGTQTTTFFTAGRHESLQGNAFEPTEDSSDERDPLIEDEQQHLTPTGTTVDEGQDTKYREKLETALSKGKDISLKDGLQSYDIVQRLAQILDQDGVLPTDPSYQNVFQALGVPRDRIDSCHKNKTITSPTLSLLQYLESYAYRYEKHMSDLISVLHRYEFYEAVTYLCAQVINFKHETSDMHTEEQTCES